In the genome of Streptomyces sp. SAI-127, the window ATAGGGTCGGACGGCTCGCGCTCCGCCGCCGCCTGAGGCACCGTGGAACCATGACGAACCACACCTACCGGGTGACCGAGATCGTCGGCACCTCGCCGGACGGCGTCGACCAGGCGGTCCGCAACGGCATCACCCGTGCCTCGCAGACCCTCCGCAACCTCGACTGGTTCGAGGTGACCCAGGTGCGGGGCCAGATCGAGGACGGGCAGATCCAGCACTGGCAGGTGGGGCTGAAGGTCGGCTTCCGCCTGGACGAGTCCGACTGACGGCTCTCAGGTCCGCCCCTCCCGCTCCTGCGCCACCTCCAGCGCCGCGGAAGGGGCGGTCCAGCGTGCCCGTACGACGGTGAATCCGGCCCGTTCGGCGTCCTCGCAGACCAACTCGTCGTCGTCCACCAGGACCCGGATCTCGCGGGTGCGGGCGAGCTGCTTCAGGATCTCCAGCTTGGTGCGCCGGGCGGGCCGCCGGTCGTCGTTGCGCCGCATGTACACGTGCCCCTCGGGGAGCCCCTGTGCGCCGAGCCAGGCGAGCGTGTCGCGCCGGCAGCGCTCGGGCCGCCCGGTGAGGTAGAGGATCTCGCACTCCTCGGCGCGCTCCAGCACCAGCGCGATGCCCTCCGGGATCGGCGGGTCGTCGGGCGCGGCCGCGAAGAAGGCGTCCCAGTCGCGCGGCCTGCGCTCCAGGAAGCGCTGCCGGTGGGCCGTGTCGGCCAGGGTGTTGTCCAGGTCGAACACGGCGAGCGGGCGCTTGCTGCTGTCGGTCACCTCACCCACCCTAGACCCGGCAACCTTCCCGCCCCGGGCGACCACTGCCTGGCGATACAGCAGTCAGGCCGAGGCGGGAGACCCCATGCACGTGAACAAGGCGATCTGGACGGCGGCAGCGGTGAGCGCCGTACTGATGACGGCATTACCGGCGACCGAGGCATCCGCGGCCCCGACGACGCTGGTGGTGGCGACGAACGGGAACGACACCGCCGCGGGCACCCTCGACCG includes:
- a CDS encoding dodecin, yielding MTNHTYRVTEIVGTSPDGVDQAVRNGITRASQTLRNLDWFEVTQVRGQIEDGQIQHWQVGLKVGFRLDESD
- a CDS encoding HAD family acid phosphatase codes for the protein MTDSSKRPLAVFDLDNTLADTAHRQRFLERRPRDWDAFFAAAPDDPPIPEGIALVLERAEECEILYLTGRPERCRRDTLAWLGAQGLPEGHVYMRRNDDRRPARRTKLEILKQLARTREIRVLVDDDELVCEDAERAGFTVVRARWTAPSAALEVAQEREGRT